The Acidobacteriaceae bacterium nucleotide sequence AGTGAGCATGTTGGTGTTGCTGCTGGTTTGTGCCGTGATGACGGCGCAGGCAGCGGGTAAGCGCAAAGTGATTCTGGATCAGGATGCGATGGGGCCGGGTGGCTCCAACATGCTCTCGATGCTGCTGGCGATCGAGAGTAAGGATGTCGATGTGCTGGGCATTACCGTGGAGAGCGGCGATGGCTGGCAGGCGGAGAATGTGGCGCACACGCTGCGGATGCTGGAGCTGATCGGGCGCACGGATATCCCGGTGTATCGCGGGGCAACGAACCCGCTGCTGAACTCGCTGGAGAAAACGAAGCGCTGGGAAGCGATGCATGGCAAGCTGCAGTACAAAGGTGCCTGGATGCAGGAGTGGCCGGAGTACGCGAAGGCTCCGCGCGATCCGTGGCACGGGGCCGATGTGGTGCCTGTGATGAAGGAAGGCGAGCCGCATACGAAGCCCGCTGACGGCACGGCCGCTGAGTTTCTGGTGCACGAGGTGCGGAAGTATCCTGGCGAGGTTTCGATTGTGGCGCTGGGGCCGGTGACGAATATCGCGCTGGCGGCGAAGCTCGATGAGCAGTTTGCGGCGCAGGCGAAGGATTTTGTGTGGATGGGTGCGGCGTTGAATCCACAACCTCCTTCGCGCGATGAATACTCGCTGCAGTTTTTGTTTTCTCCGCGCTCGAACTTCAACGTGCGCTGGGACCCGGAGGCCGCGAGCATCGTGATGGAAGCGGGCTGGAAGCATCTGCTGATTGTGCCGACGGATGCCACGATTGAGCCGAAGTTTGGCGAGCAACTGC carries:
- a CDS encoding nucleoside hydrolase, which codes for MKQRVSMLVLLLVCAVMTAQAAGKRKVILDQDAMGPGGSNMLSMLLAIESKDVDVLGITVESGDGWQAENVAHTLRMLELIGRTDIPVYRGATNPLLNSLEKTKRWEAMHGKLQYKGAWMQEWPEYAKAPRDPWHGADVVPVMKEGEPHTKPADGTAAEFLVHEVRKYPGEVSIVALGPVTNIALAAKLDEQFAAQAKDFVWMGAALNPQPPSRDEYSLQFLFSPRSNFNVRWDPEAASIVMEAGWKHLLIVPTDATIEPKFGEQLLGPLRKSKSLAAKYIVAYPVMGLPMWDEVTVALWLDPTLSKHTERVSMDFNTEGSSANYGDTLTWRPGKGPGLGEPVVDVVRAVDVARFEKMFAGAME